The following coding sequences are from one Halictus rubicundus isolate RS-2024b chromosome 11, iyHalRubi1_principal, whole genome shotgun sequence window:
- the Upset gene encoding SET domain-containing protein upSET isoform X2, with protein sequence MSFVLQLGTVETPVEKKNGNSHQTSSSSSSSTLLSQDGSNVVVEDAGKSQILQCLEAATSEIPSGHVISFTTVKSVNVTYPVAKSAREVQRIAGSQTNTTQVLTTRVISQKLPSTGHPTLGTGPHVPVNSQTLSSAGNGVAHVYPLQYASSVQSKQLHSRGQVIEGSKQQPQQQQQTGVAGLQGNVHQKTTQQQISSQQLVTGNAVKAISASMPNIQRIHVKTQNLVGQTQTVNLQKVKTVNANQAVAVQRNSLPRIQTVQKGQNVSTPASTNQFTVNAVNNATTVQRSQQQAGNTNLQKAQGTQKMAQQVYNNQKVSGQILTGHTNHKTHHQQIGNQPAGLQKLQGQQQKNLTVARQQQTSTMNNVQKSRNSVAGIQKAQPLGQVQGQQLPPVQVQKHVQQVQQVQSSSQRISQQSTGQQKSQTVATVNSNRAQALANVCKSNSVSNIAKMQPNSNLLTVSKQPQVISQQPQQQIHVQATSSPQLQQQLLQQTPQPQQQVTGKQQGNAGQQVQRSQSVANVHQKVTAIATMPNNQRTQVVNSKVQQQQQMVMRVGVQKTQGQALQQGNLKTIPQKVVNTVKTSNASQNAVQQPLHRNTASQPVKIIQQQQNVIGPQNTQKQPGCIKTIPPQKSAQRNHQQKVTGIKTSLNTNVTTGKGQGPSTAVPQKTSIKTLLPQQPVTPNMLVHKNQPIKIQQQAIQQKQQLIMTSQFPQQARQQSGQIKTLLPVTSTEPRKEVDNKIEPEPRVPEEDDHQEPAPKSPVRRIPHPYEVTYCLQFVLQDHNYVAPPPRSPSPPTPPPHPKQQAINGAGSSAATSQHTYMFGPVVSGSNVEDDAASAISSEPDREVEPEGEETETAPEGEGDDEDSVTRCICDFEHDDGYMICCDRCLVWQHVDCMGIDRSNIPDEYLCEICRPRRVDRQRARALQMRKREELLNSDTSSDTSSTSSADTDVGVNAISKKRTLPQQQQQPQQVPRRKSDPPPQVRRLNNNNNNNNNVAKRQRRDSHPRQSSTVRKKEATKRGPGKRKPKRRMSLEDKEEETQDSWSSNVAPLRQWIERYEEAVTNHYSPELRARISSIKVNGTHSDLRQSNMNVIASGKCRLNVHSNNVRFLVATMYLPPNTPVVELRGKYMLSTQHRPSHPQGRQHTQRPGPFVFFYRLPRDGTEVCVDTRTYGNDARFVRRSCKPNAEVKHCIEKGTLHLYIVTTTAIEKNAEITIRHEQHDLLLSPNPNGPVVPIVCACNNPRECQIASVNQLTRRGSNGALVENADGRERRRRGRRNTVCEDSDSSTAAPSTSVAQPTPPPVTTAASVSPAPARRTITTTVATVTRQTPKEEPPPPPIQQPQTSPNLTQVTVPETKKDKKKMTREERKMEAIMKAFERLEKAEQRKQEVQARNAQRKESGSTHSDNEDTPTMTLAPKQKQQGTDRPLRRKKRKGRTRTTSQSQSGSRRSRLNSADSDLSSGEESTSMQSPPLSSQNHSQTRDAPYSSHLHTPAKNTNDNASTVSAHQGIPTAAGLLLALANSNAPGPSSPPLQQPTPVKSPTCDSGASSSSQSSTPPTPLSSACLLVAAAVGPLAPGFKFPKTKKVLMNEWLKESPDPPQANVPQISPLPALPSTPLSNSINPLCRTSDFSLPADSSAEFLSQSYAAKSLATLVQAANSVSGICDSPPQRKQTAAGNTGCPVSSGSAKKRWLRQAISEECDSPNSRPESPPASELVAPPKKRRIARESLSSDNYTPPTTPTMLHPEAAPNVRSLCPTEDDYIEHPQSPLTEPTDDRHPESTESIKQEESSEDKLREKLCIEIPGQNFHTKSIKDEENLEIVPIDGLVKEKSIELKVEPKEENMDCESTEHLDSKPVKDEFRLIKNELDYQRDRIKKEHVIKEEIVQMEKGTVEIVDRNEEGDTEMEDLSSPIDTMESDAILKQRVDEMRLEFGGTITEMENDKSEDDDRKQDSVKSDDNMSIDEFDVEAQMKKITGDDGNDYKEKVDTSSEKDKSMDGIEGLMESSKEDSESEDKDLDDIKYETSFKSFNIDHEERLFKEFESKPDQEDVVDHNTKELEQIEESQKVDQPSVFVASSEESIFESTSSNMDTESIAEPPKIFHSIPPLSERIRKKTEASASKSQLNFEAAIIESTIDIVSSDGSKNGEQKSMLSTALRELLEAKLDDLTPEEAKEETADENSTTFTEPKSETSEQSSVDMPDAPKAASQEPPIEDPPAKEEEVPPVKEMKRLKDPRTVVPNSMPAPAFKPDAIPPVKRKLSISEYRKRKQQSSGTPPDPEPSSNDATSTEKGSARGRSDSASSGTSSLSSDEEASKIPSLSLDLPSLTALPLFNNAETEEKKGGEEGTIGWSAAPTLVERQRENLTERLKREFGLFLSDDEEERARKHGLTAEAILKARKSSPPHPTVSSTPPGYPVPQLPPQPYIPPPGSAAIHYPQFQAKPCPVQYPNFTVPQTAPQPVYANAQSSNNKQQPQQQFLVPQASQAPPGSNPYPPQFIPPTTTAVSIAKFSSGTPPSGNQMYPAAGQSQNAFYNHPAPRS encoded by the exons ATGAGCTTCGTTTTGCAGTTGGGAACGGTCGAGACACCTGTGGAGAAGAAGAACGGCAACAGCCACCAGacatcatcgtcgtcgtcgtcctccacATTACTGAGCCAGGATGGGTCGAACGTGGTGGTCGAGGATGCCGGCAAGTCTCAGATTCTTCAGTGTTTGGAGGCGGCGACGTCGGAGATCCCTTCTGGCCACGTGATATCCTTCACCACAGTGAAATCGGTGAACGTCACTTACCCGGTCGCTAAATCAGCTAGAGAAGTGCAGAGGATCGCCGGGTCTCAGACGAACACCACCCAGGTGCTAACGACTCGCGTGATCTCGCAGAAGCTGCCATCTACCGGGCATCCGACGCTCGGCACCGGGCCCCACGTGCCGGTGAACTCGCAGACCTTATCATCAGCGGGGAACGGAGTGGCGCACGTGTACCCGTTGCAGTACGCATCGTCGGTGCAGAGCAAACAGCTTCACAGCAGGGGTCAGGTGATAGAGGGTAGCAAACAGCAGccgcaacaacagcagcagacCGGTGTGGCAGGTCTGCAGGGCAACGTGCACCAGAAGACGACGCAGCAACAGATCTCCTCGCAGCAGTTGGTCACCGGGAACGCGGTGAAGGCGATCAGCGCGTCGATGCCAAACATCCAGAGGATACACGTGAAGACGCAGAATCTCGTTGGCCAGACACAGACCGTGAATCTACAGAAGGTGAAGACGGTGAACGCTAACCAGGCGGTCGCTGTTCAGAGGAACTCGTTGCCGAGGATTCAGACGGTGCAGAAGGGCCAGAACGTGTCGACGCCGGCCTCGACGAACCAGTTCACGGTGAACGCGGTGAACAATGCGACGACGGTGCAGAGGAGCCAGCAACAGGCCGGGAACACGAATCTCCAGAAGGCGCAGGGAACGCAAAAGATGGCGCAGCAAGTCTACAACAATCAGAAGGTGTCCGGTCAGATTCTGACCGGCCACACGAATCATAAAACGCATCATCAACAGATAGGGAATCAGCCAGCGGGTTTGCAGAAGCTGCAGGGCCAGCAGCAGAAGAACCTGACTGTCGCCAGGCAGCAGCAGACAAGCACAATGAACAATGTACAGAAATCTAGAAATTCTGTAGCTGGTATACAGAAGGCGCAACCGCTAGGACAAGTGCAGGGTCAGCAGCTGCCGCCGGTGCAGGTTCAGAAGCACGTGCAGCAAGTCCAGCAAGTACAGTCGTCCTCCCAGAGGATCTCGCAACAGTCCACAGGCCAGCAAAAGTCCCAAACAGTGGCGACGGTGAATTCTAACAGAGCGCAGGCGTTGGCGAACGTCTGCAAAAGCAACAGCGTGTCGAACATCGCTAAGATGCAGCCGAATTCGAACCTGCTGACCGTGAGCAAACAGCCGCAAGTAATCTCACAACAACCGCAACAACAGATTCACGTGCAGGCGACATCGTCGCCTCAGCTGCAGCAGCAACTGCTGCAGCAGACCCCGCAGCCTCAACAGCAGGTTACTGGTAAACAACAAGGGAACGCGGGTCAGCAGGTGCAGAGAAGCCAGAGCGTCGCGAACGTGCACCAAAAGGTCACCGCTATTGCAACTATGCCGAACAATCAACGCACCCAGGTGGTGAACTCAAAGgtacagcagcaacagcagatGGTGATGAGAGTGGGCGTGCAGAAGACACAGGGCCAGGCACTGCAGCAGGGCAATTTGAAAACCATCCCTCAGAAGGTCGTGAACACCGTGAAGACGTCGAACGCCTCGCAGAACGCTGTACAACAGCCTCTGCACAGGAACACGGCCTCGCAGCCTGTGAAAATCATTCAGCAACAACAAAACGTGATAGGCCCGCAGAACACCCAGAAACAACCAGGATGTATCAAGACCATACCACCGCAGAAATCCGCGCAGAGGAATCATCAGCAGAAAGTAACCGGCATCAAGACCTCGTTGAACACCAACGTGACCACGGGAAAGGGTCAAGGGCCCAGCACCGCGGTCCCGCAAAAGACCAGCATCAAGACTCTGTTACCCCAACAGCCTGTTACGCCAAACATGCTGGTGCACAAAAACCAACCGATCAAAATACAACAGCAAGCCATCCAGCAGAAACAACAGCTCATCATGACCTCACAGTTTCCTCAGCAGGCCCGGCAGCAGTCTGGACAGATTAAGACCCTGCTGCCGGTTACCAGCACGGAACCTCGCAAGGAAGTCGACAACAA AATCGAGCCGGAGCCCCGAGTACCTGAAGAAGATGACCATCAGGAGCCAGCACCGAAGTCTCCAGTGAGAAGAATACCCCACCCCTACGAGGTAACCTAT TGTCTCCAGTTTGTCCTGCAAGATCACAATTATGTGGCTCCACCGCCAAGATCACCATCGCCTCCGACACCACCACCCCATCCGAAGCAACAGGCCATCAACGGTGCTGGAAGTTCTGCAGCGACTTCTCAGCACACTTACATGTTCGGCCCAG TTGTGAGCGGTAGCAACGTGGAGGATGATGCAGCCAGCGCTATCAGCAGTGAACCCGACAGAGAGGTAGAGCCTGAAGGCGAAGAAACAGAGACTGCTCCCGAAGGTGAAGGGGACGACGAAGATAGCGTCACTAGGTGCATATG TGACTTCGAACACGACGATGGATACATGATCTGTTGTGACCGCTGTCT GGTGTGGCAACACGTGGATTGCATGGGGATAGATCGCTCGAACATTCCCGATGAGTACCTTTGCGAGATCTGTCGTCCGCGGCGCGTAGACAGGCAAAGGGCCCGCGCCCTTCAGATGCGAAAGCGCGAGGAGTTGTTGAACTCGGACACGTCGTCGGACACGTCGTCGACGAGCTCGGCGGACACCGACGTCGGTGTGAACGCGATCTCGAAGAAACGTACGTTGccacagcagcaacagcagccgCAGCAGGTACCCAGGCGGAAGTCCGATCCGCCGCCGCAAGTAAGACGTCTgaacaacaataacaataacaataataacgtGGCGAAAAGACAGAGGAGGGACTCGCATCCGAGACAGTCGAGCACCGTGCGTAAGAAAGAGGCAACGAAAAGGGGACCGGGTAAACGTAAACCGAAACGTCGGATGAGTCTCGAAGACAAGGAAGAGGAAACCCAGGACTCGTGGAGCTCGAACGTGGCGCCGTTAAGGCAATGGATCGAGCGGTACGAGGAGGCCGTCACGAATCATTATAGCCCCGAGCTTAGGGCTAGGATATCCTCCATCAAAGTAAACGGCACCCACAGCGACCTCCGGCAGAGCAACATGAACGTCATCGCGTCCGGGAAGTGTCGACTCAACGTCCACAGTAATAACGTTAGG TTTTTGGTAGCAACGATGTACCTGCCGCCTAACACACCGGTGGTGGAGCTAAGAGGCAAGTACATGTTGAGCACGCAGCACCGACCGTCGCATCCCCAAGGTAGACAGCACACACAGAGGCCGGGCCCCTTTGTGTTCTTCTATCGGTTGCCACGTGACGGTACGGAGGTGTGCGTGGACACGAGAACGTACGGGAACGACGCCCGGTTCGTGCGGCGTAGTTGTAAGCCGAACGCGGAAGTGAAGCACTGTATAGAGAAAGGAACGTTGCATTTGTATATCGTGACCACCACCGCGATCGAGAAGAACGCCGAGATCACGATCAGGCACGAGCAGCATGACCTGCTGCTGTCGCCGAACCCGAACGGCCCGGTGGTGCCGATCGTGTGCGCGTGCAACAACCCGAGGGAGTGTCAGATCGCCTCGGTGAACCAGCTGACCAGAAGAGGTAGCAACGGAGCGCTAGTCGAAAATGCCGA TGGCCGCGAAAGGAGACGGAGGGGCAGACGGAACACGGTCTGCGAGGACAGCGACTCATCCACAGCAGCGCCAAGCACGAGCGTCGCGCAACCGACGCCTCCCCCAGTAACAACGGCGGCGTCGGTGTCGCCAGCGCCAGCTAGAAGAACAATTACCACCACGGTGGCGACGGTGACCCGACAGACGCCTAAAGAAGAGCCGCCACCTCCTCCAATTCAACAACCGCAAACATCCCCAAACTTGACTCAAGTAACAGTTCCGGAGACCAAGAAAGACAAGAAGAAGATGACGAGGGAAGAGCGTAAGATGGAAGCGATCATGAAGGCCTTCGAGAGGCTGGAGAAAGCGGAGCAAAGGAAACAAGAGGTACAAGCTAGGAACGCGCAGAGGAAAGAATCCGGCAGCACGCACAGCGACAACGAGGACACTCCAACGATGACGTTAGCACCGAAGCAGAAGCAGCAGGGTACCGACAGGCCTCTGAggcggaagaagaggaaaggtaGAACCAGGACCACGTCTCAATCGCAGAGCGGTAGCCGGAGGTCCAGACTGAACTCTGCCGACTCTGATTTGTCGTCGGGAGAGGAGAGCACTTCGATGCAATCGCCGCCATTGTCGAGTCAGAACCACTCGCAAACTCGCGACGCACCTTACTCCTCCCATTTACACACTCCAGCTAAAAATACTAATGATAATGCGAGCACCGTGTCCGCCCATCAAGGGATACCAACAGCTGCTGGTTTGCTGTTGGCTTTGGCGAACTCGAACGCACCCGGGCCTAGTTCTCCACCCCTTCAGCAACCGACGCCTGTTAAAAGTCCCACCTGCGACAGCGGGGCGAGTAGCAGCTCACAGAGCTCCACTCCACCCACGCCATTGTCTTCGGCGTGTTTATTGGTGGCTGCAGCGGTTGGTCCGCTGGCTCCAGGCTTCAAGttcccgaagacgaagaaggTCCTGATGAACGAATGGCTGAAGGAGTCGCCCGACCCGCCTCAGGCCAACGTGCCACAAATCTCCCCGCTACCTGCCTTGCCCTCAACGCCGCTCTCCAATTCTATCAACCCTCTATGCAGGACCTCGGACTTCTCCTTGCCTGCAGACTCATCCGCGGAATTCCTTAGTCAGAGCTACGCGGCTAAGAGCCTAGCAACCCTTGTCCAAGCCGCCAATTCTGTTTCCGGTATCTGTGATTCACCACCTCAACGCAAGCAGACAGCTGCTGGGAACACTGGTTGTCCTGTTTCTTCCGGATCAGCCAAGAAGAGGTGGCTTAGGCAAGCCATCTCCGAAGAGTGCGACTCGCCTAACAGCAGACCGGAAAGTCCTCCTGCCAGCGAGCTGGTCGCTCCCCCGAAGAAAAGAAGAATAGCCAGGGAGAGTTTGTCCTCGGATAACTATACTCCGCCTACCACGCCGACCATGTTGCACCCTGAAGCTGCTCCTAATGTTAGGTCACTGTGTCCGACAGAG GACGATTACATCGAGCATCCCCAGTCTCCCCTAACAGAGCCCACGGATGATAGACACCCCGAGTCCACAGAATCAATAAAACAGGAAGAATCCTCAGAAGACAAACTTCGTGAAAAATTGTGCATCGAGATACCGGGTCAAAATTTTCACACGAAGAGTATAAAAGACGAGGAGAATCTCGAGATCGTTCCAATAGACGGATTAGTCAAAGAGAAGAGCATCGAACTGAAGGTCGAACCGAAAGAAGAGAATATGGACTGCGAGTCCACTGAACATCTGGACTCGAAGCCCGTCAAGGACGAGTTCCGATTGATCAAGAACGAGCTAGACTACCAGAGGGACAGGATCAAGAAAGAGCACGTGATCAAAGAGGAGATCGTGCAGATGGAGAAGGGCACGGTCGAGATAGTGGATCGAAACGAGGAAGGCGACACAGAAATGGAGGACCTGAGCTCACCGATCGACACGATGGAGTCGGACGCCATCTTGAAGCAGCGAGTGGACGAGATGAGGTTAGAATTCGGCGGCACTATAACAGAGATGGAGAACGACAAGTCCGAGGACGACGACAGGAAGCAGGACAGCGTGAAGTCCGACGACAACATGTCGATCGACGAGTTCGACGTTGAGGCACAGATGAAAAAGATCACGGGGGATGACGGGAACGATTACAAGGAAAAAGTGGACACCAGTTCAGAGAAGGATAAGAGTATGGACGGCATAGAGGGTCTGATGGAGAGCTCGAAAGAGGACTCTGAATCCGAGGACAAGGACCTTGACGACATAAAATATGAAACGTCGTTCAAGTCTTTTAATATAGATCATGAGGAAAGATTGTTCAAGGAGTTCGAGAGCAAGCCGGACCAGGAGGACGTCGTGGATCACAACACGAAGGAGCTGGAGCAGATCGAAGAATCTCAGAAGGTAGATCAGCCGTCCGTTTTCGTAGCCTCGTCAGAGGAGTCCATCTTCGAGTCCACGTCCTCCAACATGGACACGGAGTCCATCGCCGAGCCACCGAAAATATTCCATTCCATTCCACCGTTGAGCGAGAGGATTCGCAAGAAGACGGAGGCCAGTGCCTCAAAGAGTCAGCTGAACTTCGAGGCGGCCATAATCGAGTCTACCATCGACATAGTGTCTTCCGACGGGTCCAAGAACGGCGAGCAGAAGTCCATGTTGTCCACAGCACTGAGGGAACTGTTGGAGGCCAAGCTGGACGACCTGACGCCCGAAGAGGCCAAAGAGGAAACTGCCGATGAGAATAGTACCACCTTTACTGAGCCGAAGTCTGAGACCTCGGAGCAGAGCAGCGTGGACATGCCAGATGCTCCGAAAGCTGCTTCTCAGGAGCCTCCTATTGAGGATCCTCCGGCTAAAGAAGAAGAAGTCCCTCCGGTTAAAGAAATGAAGAGATTGAAGGACCCCAGAACCGTCGTTCCAAACAGTATGCCTGCGCCTGCATTTAAGCCCGACGCGATCCCGCCCGTTAAGCGGAAG TTGTCCATATCAGAGTACCGGAAACGCAAGCAACAGTCGTCCGGTACTCCACCGGATCCTGAGCCATCCTCCAACGACGCAACCTCCACGGAGAAGGGAAGTGCGAGGGGCAGATCGGACAGTGCAAGTAGCGGCACCTCGTCCCTCAGCTCTGATGAAGAGGCGTCCAAGATTCCCTCCCTTTCCCTCGATCTGCCAAGCCTCACCGCGTTACCGCTCTTCAACAACGCTGAGACGGAGGAGAAGAAAG GTGGCGAGGAAGGCACCATCGGTTGGTCAGCCGCTCCTACTCTAGTCGAACGCCAGCGGGAGAACCTCACCGAGCGATTAAAACGAGAATTTGGCCTGTTCCTgagcgacgacgaggaggagagAGCTCGCAAGCATG GTCTGACAGCGGAAGCTATACTGAAGGCTCGGAAATCCTCACCCCCGCATCCAACAGTGTCAAGCACCCCACCAGGCTACCCTGTTCCTCAGCTTCCTCCTCAACCGTACATCCCGCCTCCTGGTTCCGCAGCAATCCACTATCCCCAGTTCCAAGCGAAACCTTGCCCAGTTCAGTACCCTAACTTCACGGTGCCGCAGACCGCGCCGCAGCCAGTGTACGCGAATGCACAATCGTCCAACAACAAGCAACAGCCTCAGCAACAGTTCCTGGTGCCTCAGGCGTCGCAGGCGCCGCCGGGATCGAACCCGTACCCGCCTCAATTTATTCCGCCGACGACCACAGCTGTCTCCATCGCGAAATTCTCGTCGGGCACGCCTCCATCAGGAAACCAGATGTACCCGGCCGCCGGTCAATCTCAGAATGCGTTCTACAACCATCCGGCGCCCAGGTCTTAA